The DNA sequence CGAGCGGGCCCAGGGATCCTCGGCGTTGCGCCAGTAGGCGCGTCCGTCCTGCAGGATACGCACCTCGAGCACCTTCGAGATTCCGATGTCGACTTTCACGTCCTCCTTGGGCGGCAGGTTGATCTCGAGCGCCTGCGGAGTCCGGAAGACCGTGGTGACCATGAAGAAGATGAGCAGGAGGAACGCCACGTCCACCATGGGCGTCATGTCGATGCGAATGCCGACGCGTCGCTTGGGACGGCGGAAACCACCCTTGCCTTTCTTCTTATGTTCTCTTTGCGGGACGTCTACTGCACCCATCGACGCTCACCTCCCTCAATGGCCCGTCGTCTGCTGGCCGCCGAACAATCCGGCGCCGCCTTCGAGCTCGGTCTGGACGTTGAAACGCGGGGCGTTGGCGGCCTGCAGCGCCGACATCATGTCGGCCATGATCCCGTAAGTTGCGTCCTTGTCCATCTTGACGATCATGCGGGCCGCGGGATTCGCGGTGCGCGCCCGGGTCAGCACCCCAGGGAGATCGCTCTTCACGGCTTCCGGGGGAAGCGTTTGCGACACCTCCTGGCCCCCGGCGCGATAGATCACGCGGACCGCGGACGCCATGCCGTTCTCCGGCTTGGGAGCCGTCACCGCGAGCGTGATGATGTCCGACTCCGGTGACTTGGCCTCGGAGTTCGACTCGGGAAGCGTGATCTTGTCCTTCTCAGGCGGCTTGAACTGGGTGGTCAGCATGAAAAAGATCAGCAGGAGAAACGCGACGTCGACCATCGGAGTCATATCGATGGCGATGCCGATACGACGCATCTTTTTGAGCATTGCGTCTCTCTCCTACCGCTTCTCGGTGCCCGCCGTCGCCGTGAGCAGCTGCACGGTCTCGTACGAGGCCTCGTCCATCATGTAGTTGAAGCCGTCCACCTTGGTCACGAACACGTTGTAGGCCACGATGCCCGCGATCGCCGCGAACAGGCCGCCGGCGGTGTTGATCAGCGCCTCGGAGATCCCGATCGCCAGCTTGCCGGCGTCGACGGCGCCGGTGTGCCCGAGCGCCGCGAACGAGCGAATCATTCCCAGCACCGTGCCCAGCAGGCCGATCATCGTCGCGATCGAAGCGATGGTCGAAAGGGCGATCAGGTTGCGCTCGAGGAGCGGCACTTCGAGGCCGTTGGCTTCCTGGATGGCGGCCTGGGTCTCGGCGATGATCTTCTCCTTGTCCGCGCCCTCGGCCCTGAGCTGCTGATAGCGCTCGAGGCCGGCGCGGATCACGTTGGCGGCAGAACCGCGCTGCTCGGCGCACAGCTTGATGGCGCCATCCACGTCTCCGTGATGCAGACGCTTGCGCACGTTGTTGAGGAAGTCGGGAAGCGGCCCGCGGCCTTGAGCCTTCTTGAGGCTCCAGAGCCGCTCGATGATGAACGCCGTCTGGAGGATGATGAGCATGATGAGCGCAGCGACCAGATAGCCGCCCTGCTTCATCTGCTCCCCGACCTCGCCCAGGACCGGCAGGTACCAGTAGATCCCGAACGAGACCACGGCCGCGAGCGCGAACCCGGCAGGGACGATATAGCGATTCATCTACTCTCCTCCTTGTTTCGACGCTGGGCCTGGGCCGCCGCGCCATCGAGTCTCGAGGGGGCAACTCGTGTCCCCCCGGGCTCGGTTCGGCTCGGCCCGGCCGCCGAGTTCGTACCGGAACGAAAACGCCTCCGATCCGCGCGGAACGAAGGCTCTAAGACTCCACCGCGAAGGACGCGACCGCCGCCTCTTCGGTGTCGTGATGATCGAAGACCATGATCAGCTTCGTCATGGTGAACAGATCCTTCAACCGCTTCCCGAGTCCGCACAGCTTGATCTCGCCGCCGCGTCCCCGGTAATTCGTGTAGCCGCGCATCAACACGCCGATGGCGATCGAGTTGAGGGCCTGGCAGTCCTTCAGGTTGAGCACCAGACGCGTATTGCCGCTCGCCGCCTCGTCGAGAATCGCCTTCTGAAGATCGTCGGTCTCGCGGTCCCCGAAAAAGCTGCCCTTCAGGGCCAGCACCGTCACCGTCCTGAGCTGCTTCCTCTGGATCCCCACCGGTCGTCAGACCGACTTGGTTTCTGCGAAGCTCGCGATCGCCTGATCTTCGGTCGGGAACACGTCGAAGACCAGCGACAGCTTGGTGATGACGAAGATGTTCTCGATGCGCTTGTCCACGCCGCACAGCTTCATCTGCCCCTGGCGGCGCGTGTAGTTGGCGTGCGCCGAGATCAGCACGCCCAGCGCCGTCGAGTTCAGGTGCTGCGTCTCGCTCAGGTTGATGATCAGGTGCTTGTTGCCGGACTCGATGTGGTGCTTGATCGCAGCGTCGAGCTCCTCGGTCTCGTCCCCGCCGGTGAGGTACCCCTTCGGGTAGAGGACCACGATGCTCTCCACTTGGCGCTGCTTCAGCATGCTCAACCTCCCTTGCTGCTGGCCCCAACCGCGCCGCTCAGAACCTTGACGCCCTTGGTCGCTTCGGGCTGGTTCGGATCTATCGCCAGCGCCTTTCGATAAGCTTCCATCGCCTTTTCGCGATTACCCGAGTTCTGATGGCCCTGCCCCAGCCACACCCACGCCTGCACGTACTGGGCGTCGAGCGCGACAGACCGCTCGAGGTGCTGGATCGCCCCCGGCCAGTCCTTTTCCAACAATCGATAATAGCCCAGCTGAGCCCGTGCCTTGCTGGCCGACTTGCTGGTGTCGTCCAGCGCCACCGAGCGCTGGAAGGCGACCTGCGCGTCCGTAATGTTCTTCTGCTGGTCCAGCACCACGCCCAGCCAGAAGTAGCGGTCAGCCTTCGTGGTGTCCAGGGCCGTGGACTTCTTCAGCGCCTCGACCGCCTCGGGGTACCGCTTCAATTGATTGTTGGACAAGCCCGTATAGAAGTAAGCCTCGGAGCTTGGCGGGTCAAGCGCGTTTCGCTTCTGGAACTGGGCCAGGGCGCCCTCGAAGTCCTTCTGCCGGAACCTGAGCTTCCCCCGCTCGTTCATGGCGACCTTGGCCGCGGAGCTGGTCGAGTCGTGGCTCAGGATGTTGGCGTAGATCGAGTCCGCGCGGGGCACATTGCCTTGAATCGCATACATCTGCGCCACCAGCAGCTCGTCCTTGGGCAGCTTCTCGCTCAGCTCGTAGTACTGGACGGCCCTGGTCCAGTCGCGCTTCTCGGCCATGACCCGGAAGAGCATCGAGTAGAGCTCCTTGTTCTTGTCCCCCAGCTGCTCGGCTTTGAGCATCGCGGTGATCGCCTCGTCCCTCATCTTGAGATTGGCGAGCGTCCGGCCGAGGAGACTCCATCCCTTGGGGTCCTGAGGCGCCAGCTGGGTGTAGCGCTCCAGCGGAATCCTGGCCTCGGGATAGCGTGACGGGTCGTGTGCGCCCGCGCGGTAGAGCAGGCTTCCCAGCGACAGCTGCGCCGGAGCGAAGTCGGCATCGCGCCGCGCGATCCACCGGTACTGGTCGAGGGCCTGGTCATAACGCTGGTCGTACTCCAGCGCCTGGGCGAGCGAGTAGCGAAGCTCGACGTCGCTGCTGTCCAGGTCGACCGCCGCCTGCGTCTCGAGCACCGCGAGCGACCAGGTGCCACGTTGGATGTAGAACTCGCCGAGGGCGCGCCGCACCTCGGGATCCGTCGGCGCTTCTTCGCGCGCTCGCGTGAAGTACACGCCCGCGGCGCGGAGCGAGTCGCGCGCCACGGCGGCGCCGCCGAGCGCGACGAGGAAGCGCGGACGCCACTTCGGCCCCCACTTGAGTCCTTCGTTCAACGCTGTGGTCGCTTTGGCGAACTGCTTGGTCTTGACGTAACAGTCCCCGAGGCCGAGCTGCGCTTCCGGAAACTTGCGATCGAGACTCACGGCCTTCTCGAACATCGGGATGGCTTCCGCGCACTTGTCCTGGCGGTGGTACACCTCGCCTTCGCCCCAGAAGGCCAGGGCGAGCGTGGGATCCATCTTCTGAGCGGTCTTGAACGCCTCGAGCGCCTTGTCGTACTGGCGGCGTCGCAGCCAGACTTGACCGACGCCGGCACGCCCCGCCGCCAGGCCCTGCGACGAAGCCTTCTCGAAGGACTTCAACGCCTCGTCGTAGCGACCCGCCTGCAGCGCCGCGCGCCCGTCCTTCAGATCGTCGGCGCGGATGACGCCGGGTCCCGCGACCAGTCCCACACCCATCGCGAGCAGCAGGAGTGCGCGCCGGGTTCCATGCGTGGAGAGTGTGCGGTTCAGGGTTCTTTCTCCTCTCATATCAGTGCGCTCCCTTCAGTGGGGAGCGTCGAACGAAGCGCACCGGCACCGAGGTCGGCAGCAGTCCCGCTTCGTGGACGATTCGTTGGCCATCCGAGCTGGTCACGTACGTGATCAGACCGTGCGCCACACGTGGACCGTTGCTGCGCACGTAGAAGCTCAGCGCGCGCGTCAGCGGATAGTCGCCGTCGTAGACCGCCTCCAGGTCCGGCTTCCAGTAGGGCAGTCCGGTGAGCGCCGACACGCGGAGAGTCTTGGCGCCGTGCTCGGCCCAGGCCAGCGAGACGAAACCGACTCCACCCGGCCGGGC is a window from the Candidatus Eisenbacteria bacterium genome containing:
- a CDS encoding biopolymer transporter ExbD is translated as MGAVDVPQREHKKKGKGGFRRPKRRVGIRIDMTPMVDVAFLLLIFFMVTTVFRTPQALEINLPPKEDVKVDIGISKVLEVRILQDGRAYWRNAEDPWARSEIKDLVSVFKPWKASKDKVVIIRIDRQAKFSNMVDVIDELDLASLTRFSLQTLEDQQRQEVETL
- a CDS encoding biopolymer transporter ExbD; translation: MLKKMRRIGIAIDMTPMVDVAFLLLIFFMLTTQFKPPEKDKITLPESNSEAKSPESDIITLAVTAPKPENGMASAVRVIYRAGGQEVSQTLPPEAVKSDLPGVLTRARTANPAARMIVKMDKDATYGIMADMMSALQAANAPRFNVQTELEGGAGLFGGQQTTGH
- a CDS encoding MotA/TolQ/ExbB proton channel family protein produces the protein MNRYIVPAGFALAAVVSFGIYWYLPVLGEVGEQMKQGGYLVAALIMLIILQTAFIIERLWSLKKAQGRGPLPDFLNNVRKRLHHGDVDGAIKLCAEQRGSAANVIRAGLERYQQLRAEGADKEKIIAETQAAIQEANGLEVPLLERNLIALSTIASIATMIGLLGTVLGMIRSFAALGHTGAVDAGKLAIGISEALINTAGGLFAAIAGIVAYNVFVTKVDGFNYMMDEASYETVQLLTATAGTEKR
- a CDS encoding STAS domain-containing protein, with the protein product MGIQRKQLRTVTVLALKGSFFGDRETDDLQKAILDEAASGNTRLVLNLKDCQALNSIAIGVLMRGYTNYRGRGGEIKLCGLGKRLKDLFTMTKLIMVFDHHDTEEAAVASFAVES
- a CDS encoding STAS domain-containing protein, with amino-acid sequence MLKQRQVESIVVLYPKGYLTGGDETEELDAAIKHHIESGNKHLIINLSETQHLNSTALGVLISAHANYTRRQGQMKLCGVDKRIENIFVITKLSLVFDVFPTEDQAIASFAETKSV
- a CDS encoding tetratricopeptide repeat protein; the protein is MRGERTLNRTLSTHGTRRALLLLAMGVGLVAGPGVIRADDLKDGRAALQAGRYDEALKSFEKASSQGLAAGRAGVGQVWLRRRQYDKALEAFKTAQKMDPTLALAFWGEGEVYHRQDKCAEAIPMFEKAVSLDRKFPEAQLGLGDCYVKTKQFAKATTALNEGLKWGPKWRPRFLVALGGAAVARDSLRAAGVYFTRAREEAPTDPEVRRALGEFYIQRGTWSLAVLETQAAVDLDSSDVELRYSLAQALEYDQRYDQALDQYRWIARRDADFAPAQLSLGSLLYRAGAHDPSRYPEARIPLERYTQLAPQDPKGWSLLGRTLANLKMRDEAITAMLKAEQLGDKNKELYSMLFRVMAEKRDWTRAVQYYELSEKLPKDELLVAQMYAIQGNVPRADSIYANILSHDSTSSAAKVAMNERGKLRFRQKDFEGALAQFQKRNALDPPSSEAYFYTGLSNNQLKRYPEAVEALKKSTALDTTKADRYFWLGVVLDQQKNITDAQVAFQRSVALDDTSKSASKARAQLGYYRLLEKDWPGAIQHLERSVALDAQYVQAWVWLGQGHQNSGNREKAMEAYRKALAIDPNQPEATKGVKVLSGAVGASSKGG